The Cydia amplana chromosome 9, ilCydAmpl1.1, whole genome shotgun sequence genome includes a region encoding these proteins:
- the LOC134650861 gene encoding uncharacterized protein LOC134650861, which produces CFIQPSGHLTPLKPDDMDTDGVVSVAVGPPPIRPKFDRSKAIRNKNIIKNNNTLSTRAPNNNVVNFVKDILTQLGREFLTHQVNEDFVFGQYVGNSMKNLTSDLKIRMQHDILDIIVKYQRLKHGDVTKEDTKTKEDDKNKGVTYDKTEKKSINHETEEPWPDFSNLAKIVG; this is translated from the coding sequence TGTTTCATTCAGCCATCAGGACACTTAACACCACTTAAACCAGACGACATGGACACAGACGGAGTAGTGTCAGTTGCAGTTGGACCCCCGCCTATAAGACCTAAATTCGACAGAAGCAAAGCAATACgcaacaaaaacataattaaaaacaataatacCCTCAGCACAAGAGCACCAAATAATAATGTTGTCAACTTTGTAAAGGATATACTCACACAACTGGGAAGAGAGTTCCTGACACATCAAGTAAATGAAGACTTCGTATTTGGACAATACGTCGGCAATTCCATGAAGAATTTAACAAGTGATTTAAAAATTAGAATGCAACATGACATTTTAGATATAATAGTTAAGTATCAGAGACTCAAGCACGGTGATGTAACTAAAGAAGACACCAAGACAAAAGAAGATGATAAAAATAAAGGTGTGACATATGATAAAACGGAGAAAAAATCGATTAATCACGAAACAGAAGAGCCTTGGCCGGATTTTTCGAATTTAGCAAAAATAGTGGGTTAG